A single region of the Lactobacillus isalae genome encodes:
- a CDS encoding hemolysin family protein, whose protein sequence is MSSDPGAGDIFSKLRAKFRGDEDIDGQRKLNKILNKLHEQQEISDREFSMMEGILEFEEKMAREVMVPRTDAFMVDINDDFQENLDRILKEPYSRVPVYDGDKDKIVGVIHIRTVLRKAHKFGFDKLDYDQVMFKPLFAPETIELGELLVEMQETQRQLAILTDEYGGVVGLATIEDLIEEIVGDIDDEVDKAEVLFSKIGPREYVIYGKMPLADFNEEFGTDLAMENVDTVAGYVITKLGLIPAKGEKLSVKLDNGMVLTTRRMKGSRLLTLLLTIPEKQEKEEVKD, encoded by the coding sequence ATGAGTAGTGATCCCGGTGCTGGGGATATATTTAGCAAATTAAGAGCTAAATTTCGCGGTGATGAAGATATTGACGGTCAACGCAAGCTAAACAAGATTCTAAATAAATTGCATGAGCAACAAGAAATTAGCGATCGTGAATTTTCGATGATGGAAGGTATTCTAGAGTTCGAGGAAAAAATGGCACGTGAAGTAATGGTGCCTAGAACAGATGCCTTTATGGTTGATATTAATGATGACTTTCAAGAAAATCTAGATAGGATTTTGAAGGAGCCTTATTCAAGAGTACCGGTTTATGATGGTGATAAGGATAAAATCGTTGGTGTTATTCATATTAGAACAGTTTTACGAAAGGCTCATAAGTTTGGTTTTGATAAGCTAGATTATGATCAAGTAATGTTTAAGCCATTATTTGCACCTGAAACTATTGAATTAGGTGAATTATTAGTTGAAATGCAAGAAACACAGAGACAACTTGCTATTTTAACTGATGAATATGGCGGTGTTGTGGGATTAGCGACAATTGAAGATTTAATTGAAGAGATTGTTGGTGATATTGACGACGAAGTTGATAAAGCTGAGGTTCTATTTTCAAAAATTGGTCCAAGAGAATATGTAATTTACGGTAAAATGCCCTTAGCTGATTTTAATGAAGAGTTTGGAACTGACCTAGCAATGGAAAATGTAGATACTGTTGCGGGCTATGTAATTACGAAATTAGGCTTAATTCCAGCTAAAGGAGAAAAGTTAAGTGTCAAGCTCGATAATGGGATGGTTTTGACAACTAGAAGGATGAAGGGCTCACGCTTATTAACTCTCTTGCTTACAATTCCAGAAAAACAAGAAAAGGAAGAAGTTAAAGATTAA
- the rlmD gene encoding 23S rRNA (uracil(1939)-C(5))-methyltransferase RlmD, with protein MTKFTKNKQEKDIIITIKRLGINGEGIGYYKKKIIFIPGALPNEVVVAKIVNHHPHYLEGELVRIKEKSPDRIAFPKGVDPAVGGLELAHLSYPKQLEFKQHLILESLRKYHPRDYIKYKVKKTIPAPNDWHYRNKAQYQIEFNKGKSKLGLYAPNSRRLIDLPEMPTQTKETQKTEREIKKLIDKLHIRIADFRRHNDGIKTVVVRQSNATGEIQVTLITIGKKIKDLKLLASHIMKLPNVVSVFQNETQWQNPQVWGNKTIKLFGKSHITEEILGKKFKLSPRAFFQLNPEQTSTLYSEALKYLDLTPDQTLIDAYAGVGTLGILASDQVRQVIGIESIPEAVIDAQENCRLNHVRNAEYVQGNVEKLLPELKNQGVPINALIVDPPRTGLSKKLIKTLLEVKPETFVYVSCNPATLAKDLVLLSEAYDVRVIQPVDMMPQTPRWEGVTKLVLRKNK; from the coding sequence TTGACAAAATTTACTAAAAATAAACAAGAAAAAGACATTATCATTACCATCAAGCGCTTAGGTATTAATGGTGAGGGTATTGGATATTATAAAAAGAAAATCATTTTTATTCCTGGTGCTCTTCCAAATGAAGTCGTTGTAGCTAAAATAGTCAATCATCACCCACACTACTTAGAAGGTGAATTAGTTCGAATTAAAGAAAAATCTCCTGATAGAATTGCATTCCCTAAGGGAGTTGATCCAGCAGTTGGCGGATTAGAATTAGCTCATCTTTCTTATCCAAAGCAACTTGAGTTTAAACAACACTTAATTTTAGAATCACTTAGAAAATATCATCCAAGAGACTACATTAAATATAAAGTTAAAAAGACTATTCCAGCACCAAATGACTGGCACTATCGTAATAAAGCTCAGTATCAAATTGAATTTAATAAGGGTAAAAGTAAACTTGGCCTTTATGCTCCTAACTCACGTCGCTTGATCGATTTACCTGAGATGCCTACTCAAACAAAAGAAACGCAAAAAACTGAACGTGAAATCAAGAAATTAATTGATAAACTTCACATTCGTATTGCTGACTTTAGACGTCATAATGATGGAATTAAAACTGTTGTTGTCCGTCAAAGCAATGCTACTGGTGAAATTCAAGTGACTCTAATTACAATTGGTAAAAAGATTAAAGATCTCAAATTACTTGCTAGCCACATTATGAAGCTTCCTAATGTAGTTTCTGTCTTTCAAAATGAAACCCAATGGCAAAATCCTCAAGTATGGGGCAACAAGACTATTAAATTATTCGGAAAATCACACATTACTGAAGAAATATTAGGTAAAAAATTCAAACTTTCACCTCGTGCCTTCTTCCAGCTTAATCCTGAACAAACTAGCACGCTTTATTCAGAAGCACTTAAGTATCTCGATTTAACGCCTGATCAAACTTTAATTGATGCTTATGCTGGCGTTGGTACATTAGGAATATTAGCTAGTGACCAAGTAAGGCAAGTGATTGGAATTGAATCTATTCCTGAAGCCGTAATTGACGCACAAGAAAATTGTCGCTTAAATCATGTTAGAAACGCAGAATACGTTCAAGGAAATGTTGAAAAGCTACTTCCTGAATTAAAAAATCAAGGCGTTCCAATTAATGCTTTAATTGTCGATCCACCAAGAACAGGATTAAGTAAAAAATTGATCAAAACTTTACTAGAAGTTAAACCTGAAACTTTTGTGTATGTTTCATGTAACCCAGCCACTCTTGCAAAAGATCTAGTTTTGTTAAGCGAAGCTTACGATGTTCGCGTTATCCAACCAGTTGATATGATGCCTCAAACTCCGCGTTGGGAAGGTGTCACAAAATTAGTTTTAAGAAAAAATAAGTAA
- a CDS encoding DUF402 domain-containing protein has product MEMPREGDYIAIQSYKHNGTLHRNWRDTMVVKTEQNIIIGVNDRTLITEEDGRKWISREPAIVYFHRKLWFNVIAMLRPDGVAYYANLASPFILDREALKYIDYDLDIKVFPDGEKRLLDADEYAMNKKRWHYSEEIDSILRSTSFELLDWIDQKKGPFAKKFAQIWYERYNQLRPDLDRSFFKGRENEERKILGT; this is encoded by the coding sequence ATGGAAATGCCTCGTGAAGGCGATTATATCGCAATACAAAGTTATAAACATAATGGCACGTTGCATAGAAATTGGCGTGACACTATGGTAGTTAAGACAGAGCAAAATATTATTATCGGCGTCAACGATCGGACTTTGATTACTGAAGAAGATGGTCGAAAGTGGATTAGTCGTGAACCAGCAATTGTTTATTTTCATCGTAAACTTTGGTTTAATGTGATTGCAATGCTCAGACCTGATGGTGTTGCATACTACGCCAATTTGGCTAGTCCATTTATTTTAGATCGTGAGGCTTTAAAATATATTGACTATGATCTAGACATCAAAGTCTTTCCAGATGGAGAAAAAAGATTGCTTGATGCAGATGAGTATGCCATGAACAAAAAGCGCTGGCATTATAGCGAAGAGATTGATAGTATTTTGCGTAGTACTAGTTTTGAATTATTAGATTGGATCGATCAAAAGAAGGGCCCATTTGCAAAGAAATTTGCGCAAATTTGGTATGAACGCTATAACCAATTGCGTCCTGATTTAGATCGGAGCTTTTTTAAGGGGAGAGAAAATGAAGAAAGAAAAATACTCGGCACATAA
- a CDS encoding hydroxymethylglutaryl-CoA reductase, degradative, with product MKSEELSKKKFYQWLPEERREFLKNEGIELSEVDSGALDRLDKLSENVIGQVRLPLGILPRLIVNQQAYRVPMAVEEPSVVAAANHAAKIFNKNGGVVANSIRNGIYGQIVLEVSDDFDLTNFREEFPQLVELANQKFASLVNHGGGVREIEASKKANLVFIRVLVDPAEAMGANKTNAILEFLGNKLEKQVDIKHTLYAILSNYPTQLTTAKVSLALDSIGGLEIAKKIVLLSEIGQNDIYRAVTNNKGIMNGVDSVLVATGNDYRGVEAATAVLANENGTYTSLSKWNIEGDKLSGTVTIPLAIGVVGGSIKSRKDVQQSFNLLGHVSAKQLAEIIAATGLANNFSALLAISTKGIQAGHMKLQARNLVATLNATEDEKAEVLEKLQQSKQYTQEAAMKFLKEIRKDKK from the coding sequence ATGAAATCAGAAGAATTATCTAAGAAGAAGTTTTATCAGTGGTTACCAGAAGAGAGAAGAGAATTTCTTAAAAATGAAGGAATTGAACTTAGTGAAGTTGATTCTGGTGCACTAGATAGGCTAGATAAACTTAGTGAAAATGTGATTGGACAAGTTCGACTTCCATTGGGAATTCTTCCTAGATTAATTGTTAATCAACAAGCTTATCGTGTGCCGATGGCCGTTGAAGAACCCTCAGTTGTAGCAGCAGCTAATCATGCAGCTAAAATTTTTAATAAAAATGGTGGCGTAGTTGCAAATAGTATCAGAAATGGTATTTATGGACAAATCGTTTTAGAAGTTTCTGATGATTTTGATTTGACCAATTTTAGAGAAGAATTTCCACAGTTAGTTGAGTTAGCTAATCAAAAGTTTGCTAGTTTAGTTAATCATGGTGGGGGAGTTCGTGAAATTGAGGCTTCAAAAAAAGCAAATTTAGTTTTTATTCGTGTCTTAGTTGATCCAGCAGAAGCGATGGGTGCTAATAAAACAAATGCTATCTTAGAGTTTTTAGGCAATAAATTAGAAAAACAAGTAGATATTAAACATACTTTGTATGCGATTTTATCCAATTATCCAACTCAGCTAACTACTGCAAAGGTAAGTTTAGCTCTAGATAGTATTGGTGGATTAGAAATAGCCAAGAAAATAGTTCTTTTAAGCGAAATTGGTCAAAATGATATATATCGTGCAGTAACTAATAATAAAGGAATTATGAATGGTGTTGATAGTGTCTTAGTCGCAACTGGTAATGATTATCGAGGAGTTGAAGCAGCAACTGCTGTTTTAGCAAATGAAAATGGCACCTACACATCATTGAGCAAGTGGAATATTGAAGGAGATAAGTTAAGCGGAACTGTAACTATTCCTTTAGCAATTGGCGTAGTTGGTGGCTCGATTAAGTCTCGCAAAGATGTTCAACAAAGTTTTAACTTACTTGGTCATGTATCTGCCAAGCAATTAGCAGAAATTATTGCAGCAACTGGTTTGGCCAATAACTTTTCAGCTCTCTTAGCAATATCAACTAAAGGCATTCAAGCTGGACATATGAAGTTGCAAGCTAGAAACTTAGTAGCAACTTTAAATGCCACTGAAGATGAAAAGGCAGAAGTTTTAGAAAAGCTCCAGCAAAGTAAGCAATATACTCAAGAAGCTGCTATGAAATTTTTAAAAGAAATAAGAAAGGATAAAAAGTAG
- a CDS encoding DUF1827 family protein → MHLIDVTNSYRDLVQRQLAATNSQFVKVYSLGNTTVVYSETVDKIEIVMENHKRPIRQDEVEFVIKRLIHEDRIYDITVDKSRKIISITCDR, encoded by the coding sequence ATGCATTTAATTGATGTTACAAATAGCTACCGTGATTTAGTCCAAAGACAACTAGCAGCTACTAATAGTCAATTCGTAAAAGTTTACTCTTTAGGTAATACCACAGTAGTATACAGCGAAACAGTAGATAAGATTGAAATTGTTATGGAAAATCATAAACGTCCTATTAGACAAGATGAAGTAGAATTTGTTATTAAGCGTCTAATTCATGAAGATCGAATTTATGACATAACAGTTGATAAAAGTAGAAAAATTATTTCTATTACTTGTGATCGATAA
- a CDS encoding ATP-dependent Clp protease ATP-binding subunit, whose protein sequence is MLCDNCHERPASIHLYTNVNGQDREISLCQQCYQELKNQQGQNNNMNNNAFFGDFDDLFNALNNNNNNEQNNPQGRDPRMQMGGGRRGGNNGGQKSLLDQYGTDLTDLAKKGKIDPVIGRDKEIARVIEILNRRTKNNPVLIGEAGVGKTAVVEGLAQQIVDGSVPAKLQDKRIISLNMVSMVQGTGIRGQFEQRMQQLIKELEQNDNIILFIDEIHELVGAGNAEGGMDAGNIIKPALARGEFQLVGATTIKEYRNIEKDSALARRFQPIEVKEPTTEETVRILQGIRKRYEDYHHVHYTDEAIQAAVDLSSRYIQDRFLPDKAIDLLDEAGSRMNLTIPYVDSEKIKERLDAAESLKQDALKNEDYEKAAYYRDQIEKYEKLKDQKVDPDQTPKITEKIMNKIVEEKTNIPVGDLQKQEETQLKNLATDLKDNVIGQDKAVETVARAIRRNRVGFNKSGRPIGSFLFVGPTGVGKTELAKQLAKQIFGTEDAMIRFDMSEYMEQYSVSKLIGSAPGYVGYEEAGQLTERVRHNPYSLILFDEIEKAHPDVLHLFLQILDDGRLTDSQGRTVSFKDTIIIMTSNAGQGIKEASVGFAAENSHQEQFKNTLGQYFKPEFLNRLDDIVEFNALDKKDLIKIVDLMLANTNNMVKDQGLHIEVTPQAKELLVEKGYDPSMGARPLRRTIQEEIEDKVADYKLDNPAAKELKADVVDNEITISEK, encoded by the coding sequence ATGTTATGTGATAACTGTCATGAACGTCCTGCTTCCATTCATCTTTACACAAATGTAAATGGACAAGACCGTGAAATTTCTTTATGTCAACAATGCTATCAAGAATTGAAAAATCAACAAGGACAAAATAATAACATGAATAACAATGCATTTTTTGGCGATTTTGATGATTTATTCAACGCCTTAAATAATAACAATAACAATGAACAAAATAATCCTCAAGGCAGAGATCCACGTATGCAAATGGGCGGCGGACGCCGCGGTGGAAATAACGGTGGTCAAAAGTCACTATTAGATCAATATGGTACAGATTTAACCGACCTAGCAAAAAAAGGTAAAATCGATCCAGTTATTGGTCGTGACAAGGAAATCGCCCGCGTTATTGAAATTTTAAATAGACGTACTAAAAATAATCCAGTTCTTATTGGAGAAGCCGGTGTTGGTAAAACCGCAGTTGTTGAAGGTTTAGCACAACAAATTGTCGACGGGTCTGTTCCTGCCAAACTTCAAGATAAAAGAATTATTTCATTAAATATGGTTTCTATGGTTCAAGGTACTGGCATTCGTGGGCAATTTGAACAAAGGATGCAACAACTAATTAAAGAACTTGAACAAAATGATAATATTATCCTATTTATTGATGAAATTCACGAATTAGTTGGTGCAGGAAATGCCGAAGGCGGTATGGACGCTGGTAATATTATCAAGCCTGCTTTAGCTCGTGGAGAATTCCAACTAGTTGGAGCTACTACCATTAAAGAATACCGTAACATTGAAAAAGATTCTGCTCTAGCACGTAGATTCCAACCAATTGAAGTTAAGGAACCTACTACTGAAGAAACTGTTAGAATCTTGCAAGGTATTCGTAAACGTTACGAAGATTACCACCACGTTCACTATACAGACGAAGCAATTCAAGCTGCAGTTGATCTTTCTTCTCGTTACATCCAAGACCGCTTTTTACCAGATAAGGCAATTGACTTATTAGATGAAGCAGGTTCAAGAATGAACCTCACTATTCCTTATGTCGATAGTGAAAAGATCAAAGAAAGACTAGATGCTGCTGAAAGTCTAAAGCAAGATGCTTTAAAGAATGAAGACTACGAAAAAGCTGCTTACTACCGTGATCAAATTGAAAAGTATGAAAAGCTGAAAGATCAAAAGGTAGATCCTGATCAAACTCCTAAAATTACTGAAAAGATCATGAATAAGATCGTTGAAGAAAAAACTAATATTCCAGTTGGCGATTTACAAAAACAAGAAGAGACCCAATTAAAGAATTTAGCTACTGATCTTAAAGATAATGTAATTGGTCAAGATAAAGCTGTTGAAACTGTAGCTCGCGCGATCCGTCGTAACCGTGTTGGTTTCAACAAATCAGGTCGTCCAATAGGCTCATTCTTATTTGTAGGACCAACTGGTGTTGGTAAAACAGAATTAGCTAAGCAATTAGCTAAACAAATTTTTGGTACTGAAGATGCTATGATTCGCTTTGATATGAGTGAATACATGGAACAATACTCAGTATCTAAATTAATCGGTTCTGCTCCAGGTTATGTCGGCTATGAAGAAGCTGGTCAATTAACAGAAAGAGTACGTCACAATCCTTACAGCTTAATTTTATTCGATGAAATCGAAAAAGCTCACCCAGATGTACTTCACCTCTTCTTACAAATTCTTGATGATGGTCGCTTAACTGACTCTCAAGGTCGGACAGTTTCATTCAAAGACACGATTATCATCATGACTTCCAATGCTGGACAAGGAATTAAAGAAGCTAGTGTAGGTTTTGCTGCTGAAAATAGCCATCAAGAACAATTCAAGAATACTTTAGGTCAATACTTCAAGCCTGAATTTTTAAACAGACTTGATGATATTGTTGAATTCAATGCTCTTGATAAGAAGGACTTAATTAAGATTGTCGACCTAATGCTTGCTAACACTAACAATATGGTTAAAGATCAAGGTCTTCATATTGAAGTTACTCCTCAAGCAAAAGAGCTACTTGTAGAAAAAGGCTATGATCCATCTATGGGAGCTCGTCCGCTTCGTCGTACAATTCAAGAAGAAATTGAAGATAAAGTAGCTGACTACAAATTAGATAATCCAGCCGCTAAAGAGTTAAAAGCAGATGTAGTTGATAACGAAATTACGATTAGCGAAAAATAA
- the recX gene encoding recombination regulator RecX produces MPIITKISTQKRKGRYNIFIDNEYAFSVSERTLAERRLLKGTELSEEDIEEIKKAEADSHAIQLAMSYLSYQPRSIYEVLEHLNKHEISQEASQAAIENLMDLNYLNDNNFARLFIKNNLRVGKDGPRSISRKLKQKGVAPDIIQDSLYETGDEEWIDAGVRLVHSLVHQVGKLSYKEIKQKALTKLQTHGFDQDLGELVVEHLNLEHDDDEQLEALEKQGIKAWRRYRRDDDFKRKQKVKRYLFQHGFSGSEIDSFLSGELVNLEEIDEY; encoded by the coding sequence ATGCCGATTATTACTAAAATTAGTACGCAAAAGCGTAAAGGTCGATACAATATTTTTATCGATAATGAGTATGCTTTTAGCGTAAGTGAGAGAACATTAGCTGAAAGAAGATTATTAAAAGGAACAGAATTAAGCGAGGAAGACATTGAAGAGATAAAAAAAGCTGAAGCAGATAGTCATGCCATTCAGCTAGCTATGTCTTATTTAAGTTATCAGCCACGTAGCATTTATGAAGTTTTAGAGCATTTGAATAAGCATGAGATTAGTCAAGAAGCTAGTCAAGCTGCTATTGAGAATCTAATGGATTTGAATTATCTGAATGATAATAATTTTGCACGCTTATTTATTAAAAATAATCTTCGAGTTGGAAAAGATGGACCAAGATCAATTAGCAGAAAATTGAAGCAAAAAGGTGTGGCTCCAGATATTATTCAAGATTCTCTTTATGAAACTGGGGATGAAGAATGGATCGATGCTGGTGTTCGTTTAGTACATTCGCTAGTTCATCAAGTAGGTAAATTATCATATAAAGAAATTAAGCAGAAGGCTTTGACTAAACTTCAGACGCATGGTTTTGACCAAGATCTAGGCGAATTAGTAGTTGAACATCTAAATTTAGAGCACGATGATGATGAGCAACTAGAAGCTTTAGAAAAACAAGGAATTAAGGCTTGGCGTCGTTATCGGAGAGATGACGATTTTAAAAGAAAGCAAAAAGTTAAGAGATATCTATTTCAACATGGATTTTCAGGTAGTGAGATTGACAGCTTTTTAAGTGGTGAATTAGTCAATCTAGAAGAAATAGATGAATATTAA
- a CDS encoding peptide chain release factor 3 — MTKLTDEVKKRRTFAIISHPDAGKTTITEQMLLFGGVIRSAGTVKARKSGHYATSDWMAIEKKRGISVTSSVMQFEYQGKRINILDTPGHQDFSEDTYRTLMAVDAAVMVIDSAKGIEPQTKKLFKVVKKRGIPIFTFMNKLDRDGREPLDLIAELEDLLGIEGVAMNWPIGMGKQLKGLYDIANNRVELYRKDDDDRYLPLDENGKLSEKEPLAQDSLYQSTLDDIDLLKEAGNTFDKEKILKGDQTPVFFGSALTNFGVETFLDSFVNLAPAPQEHTVNDDEKLAADDPEFSGFVFKIQANMNPNHRDRIAFVRIGSGEFKKGIDVTLARTGKPVRLNNATEFMSSERVQVSDAVAGDIVGLYDTGNFQIGDSIYAGKKKIVYPALPQFTPEIFMRVTAKNVMKQKSFHKGMNQLVQEGAIQLYRGYATDDYILGAVGQLQFEVFSFRMKNEYNSEVELHTLGNRVARWINPDQLDPKMSSSRNLLVKDREGEPLFLFENAFAERWFKDKYPDVELTSRL; from the coding sequence ATGACAAAGTTAACGGATGAAGTGAAAAAAAGACGCACATTTGCGATTATTTCTCACCCTGATGCGGGTAAGACAACGATTACTGAACAAATGCTCCTTTTTGGTGGAGTAATTAGAAGTGCAGGTACAGTTAAAGCACGTAAAAGTGGGCATTATGCAACTAGTGACTGGATGGCAATTGAAAAAAAGCGTGGTATTTCTGTTACTAGTTCAGTAATGCAGTTTGAATATCAAGGTAAGAGAATCAATATCCTTGATACGCCAGGACACCAAGACTTTTCTGAAGATACTTACCGTACTTTAATGGCAGTAGACGCTGCAGTGATGGTTATTGATTCTGCTAAGGGTATCGAACCTCAGACCAAGAAATTATTTAAGGTTGTTAAAAAACGTGGTATTCCGATTTTTACTTTCATGAACAAGTTGGATCGTGATGGTCGCGAACCTTTAGACCTAATTGCTGAATTGGAAGATTTGCTAGGTATTGAAGGCGTGGCAATGAACTGGCCAATTGGAATGGGTAAGCAATTGAAAGGTTTGTACGATATTGCTAATAATCGTGTTGAGCTTTATCGAAAAGATGATGATGACCGCTATTTACCATTAGATGAAAATGGTAAGTTATCAGAGAAAGAACCTTTGGCCCAAGATAGTTTATATCAATCAACATTAGATGATATTGACTTGTTAAAAGAAGCTGGAAATACTTTTGATAAAGAAAAAATTCTCAAAGGAGATCAAACACCAGTCTTCTTTGGCTCCGCTTTGACTAATTTCGGTGTTGAAACTTTCTTAGATAGTTTTGTTAATTTGGCACCAGCTCCACAAGAGCATACTGTTAATGATGATGAAAAATTGGCTGCTGATGATCCAGAATTCTCTGGCTTTGTCTTTAAGATTCAAGCTAATATGAATCCCAACCACCGCGACCGAATTGCGTTTGTAAGAATTGGTAGTGGAGAATTTAAGAAGGGGATTGATGTAACTTTAGCTAGAACTGGAAAACCAGTTAGATTAAATAATGCAACTGAGTTTATGTCTAGTGAACGAGTTCAGGTGTCTGATGCTGTAGCCGGTGATATTGTTGGGCTATATGATACAGGAAACTTCCAAATTGGAGACTCAATTTACGCTGGTAAGAAGAAAATTGTCTATCCGGCTTTGCCACAATTTACACCAGAAATTTTCATGCGTGTAACTGCTAAAAACGTTATGAAGCAGAAGTCGTTCCATAAAGGGATGAATCAGCTAGTTCAAGAAGGTGCAATTCAACTTTATCGAGGCTATGCAACTGATGATTATATTCTTGGTGCAGTTGGTCAATTGCAGTTTGAAGTCTTTTCTTTCAGAATGAAGAATGAATATAATTCGGAAGTTGAGCTTCATACTTTAGGAAATCGTGTTGCACGCTGGATTAATCCTGATCAATTGGATCCTAAGATGTCATCGTCTCGTAACTTGTTAGTGAAGGATAGAGAAGGCGAGCCATTGTTCTTGTTTGAAAATGCATTTGCCGAAAGATGGTTTAAGGATAAATATCCAGACGTAGAATTAACATCAAGATTGTAA
- a CDS encoding hydroxymethylglutaryl-CoA synthase, producing the protein MKVGIDQIGYFTPNKYVDMVDLAHARNQDPNKFLIGIGQKKMSVADSTQDAVSMGINATLRYLDKIDKSKVGLLIFGTESSVDQSKSGSLFVKSALKLDPTVRTFEVKEACFGLTAGLMIAQDFVRLHPDQTAIVIGSDIARYGINTAGEVTQGAGSVSLLISSDPKILELNEGHSAYSEDINDFWRPNYSKTAKVDGKYSTQVYLDFFKHTFSDYKKQKKLETKDFAAIVYHLPFTKMGLKANRLAVEGVDEETNARLMDSFTAAKELNANVGNIYTGSLYLSLLSLLENGGLKAGDLVGLFSYGSGAMAEFYSANVVEGYENELDKKADEALLDERKKLTVAEYEEIFSASLEDPENNIELTSDEEKGRYYFAGVRDDIRQYRVK; encoded by the coding sequence ATGAAGGTTGGAATTGATCAAATTGGATATTTTACCCCAAATAAGTATGTGGATATGGTAGATTTAGCTCATGCTAGAAATCAAGATCCAAATAAGTTTTTGATTGGAATTGGACAGAAGAAAATGAGCGTGGCTGATTCAACGCAAGATGCAGTTTCGATGGGAATTAATGCTACTTTGCGTTACTTAGATAAAATTGATAAATCAAAGGTTGGACTGTTGATTTTCGGTACTGAAAGTAGTGTTGATCAATCTAAATCAGGGTCATTATTTGTAAAATCAGCCTTAAAACTTGATCCAACCGTTAGAACTTTTGAGGTTAAAGAAGCATGTTTTGGCTTGACCGCTGGTCTGATGATTGCTCAAGACTTTGTTCGATTACATCCCGATCAAACTGCAATTGTAATTGGAAGTGATATTGCCCGTTATGGAATTAATACTGCTGGTGAAGTTACTCAAGGAGCAGGAAGTGTCAGTTTATTAATTTCTAGCGATCCTAAAATTTTAGAGCTTAATGAAGGACATAGTGCTTATAGTGAGGATATTAATGATTTCTGGCGTCCAAACTATTCTAAAACAGCTAAGGTAGATGGAAAGTACTCAACTCAGGTTTATCTAGACTTTTTCAAACATACTTTTTCTGATTATAAAAAACAGAAGAAACTAGAAACAAAAGACTTTGCAGCGATTGTTTATCATTTACCTTTCACTAAAATGGGCTTGAAGGCAAATCGATTAGCGGTTGAAGGAGTAGATGAAGAAACTAATGCACGCTTGATGGATAGTTTTACTGCTGCTAAAGAATTAAATGCTAATGTAGGTAATATTTATACTGGTTCGTTATATTTAAGTTTGCTTAGTTTACTTGAAAATGGTGGCTTAAAGGCTGGCGATTTAGTGGGGCTATTTTCTTATGGTTCAGGTGCCATGGCTGAATTTTATTCTGCAAACGTGGTTGAAGGATATGAAAATGAGCTGGATAAGAAAGCTGATGAAGCGTTACTAGATGAGCGGAAGAAATTAACTGTTGCTGAATACGAAGAAATATTTTCTGCAAGTTTAGAGGATCCTGAAAATAATATTGAACTCACTAGTGATGAAGAAAAGGGTAGATATTATTTTGCCGGAGTTCGTGATGATATTCGTCAATATCGAGTTAAATAG